The nucleotide window TCGTGACAGggccccccatttgggcaACCCCATATAGCACTTCAGGACACCCTCGGGAAtggcttctccttctcctcctcctacttctactcctttttttttttttttttttcttggcaAAGCTACCACCATGTGTGGTAGAGCGGTAGGTGCTTGCACGTGGGTCGAAAAATAACTTACGTGCTTTTTCATTTGGTCCGCTTGGGAACCTTACATTGGATTACACAGAGGAGGAAAGGCAAAATAGGCAGGCGGAGTGAACGAAGCGGTGGAGCaaaggaagcggcggagcaAGGAAGACAGTGGAGCTTTCGCCCCCTCGTGTGCCGCACATGCAGCACATGCAGCACATGCAGCACCTACTGGAGGGGCTTAAACCCAGCGGGGGGAACCCCGCACTTGTGGGCAGGCCCTTTCTGCGCAGGCAGCGCAGGCACAAAACCTTCGACGAGAGAGAACGGGCCTTCTTCGACCAAATGCACAGCGAGTGGTGGAATGATCACCAGAAGGCCAAGCCAACATGGTGCGACGTACTTCACAAAGTCGCAGGGGCAAACACCTACAGCCTGCACGACTACAACAGGCACAGGTTCCACTTCATCAGCAGGAATTATGCGTTCCTCTTTTACGAGAAGATGAaggagggggggcagcagGGCAGGCAGAaggaagggaaaaggaaaggagaagAGAAAGAAAGCAAAGGAGAAACGAAAGAAAACAAAGGAGAACACCCAAACGACATCACCATAAACGTCCTCGACGTGGGCTGCGGCGGAGGCATCCTGTGCGAGTACATGCGGAGGAACTTCCCCTATTTTTGTCTCCAAAGTGATGTAGTAGGACGAGGCGCAGGGTGCGGTGATGTGCCTGGGAGGAAGGTGCAAATTAACATCGACGGGATTGACGTGTCTAGTAAGCTCATAGACGTGGCGCGCAGGAGGCAGCAGGCCGAGGGGGCACAGTACACAGGGGTAGCCCCTCTACACACCAGCAACGGAAAAGGAGACATACCCCCCCGACCATCCCGCCTGGAAGAAGGACCCTACTGGGGGGAGAACCAAAGGGAGAACACCCCATGGAGCAACTTAAATGTGCAGATAAACCAAAGCTACTATAACTGCGATGTAAGTgacttcacaaaatggagcaaccgggaggggaaaagaaaatataacatCGTGGTGTCGTCCGAAGTGATTGAGCATGTGCCcaatggaaaaaaggaggagcacaTAAGGTGCATCAGTCAGTTATGCTCCCCCGAGGCTCTGGTCGTTTTTACAACGATTggcaaaaattttctttcctaTTTGTACTCTATCATTCTAGCTGAGTACGTCACTGGGATGGTGAAAAAGGTAACTGGTGTGTGTTGGTGGGAGGGGGAACTCCTTTTATTCGTCGCTTTGCTTCCCCTCTCCTTGGCCCCTCCGCGTCTGATCTCAGCACGTTTGTCCGATTAGCTGTTGGGTGGATTACCTGCTTGTTTGCCTTCcttcacctctttttttctcttctccccttcccccccgcagggcaCACACAACTACGAGCAGTTTATCGGATCGGACCAGCTGACCCAGCTGTGCGCCCTTTTTGATTTGCAGAACTTGAGCACGGAGCACGCGGTGTACGTCCCCTTTCTGCGCGACTACTTCCCCACGCGCTGGCTGAGGTTGCTTTATCTGTCCGCCTTCGTTTACCGGGGGGGCGGTTAGGCAGTTAAGCGGTTGTTGCGCCGCTTTTACGCGGCTATTACGCGGCTGCTACACTGCCACGGGCTAACGCCGTGATGCAAAAGAATACACCTGcatgcatacacacatatgcgtGTGCCACTCTGGTAATAGTTACAACAGGGGGGGTGGTTGCGACTTTTGGGCCCACGTTGGGGTTGCCTCTTCCCAGGAGACGCGAATTCCTCATCCGCTGTTCCTGTACCCACGTTTGGAAAAACCACCTGACTTTTTGCAATATGCAAATTTATACCTCTTGTCTCATCGGAGAGGAAAAAGTGCACGTGGAAAGTATCCTGACGGTGGGTGGCGAAGTGGTGACTCCAAGTTTGGAGCGCTCTCCCCAGTCATGTAACAACCCCTTGGTATGAAGAACGCCTTCCCTCCCTGCTGCCCTTACTTTGTGTAACTGCTCACCGTTTGGCACATTTTTATGGCTtcacttcgccgcttcatTTGTTGCTATTCAGCATGAGCAGCGGGGGCCACCTGCCAAACAAATTATGCCTCCGCCGCACCAGCCCAACGTGGccaattaatttttttttttttttttgcaaacttctccttttttttacattcattttgcccttcaaatgggaaaaaaaaaagaggcagcaAATAAATagccttcaaaaaaatagcccCAAAAAAACAGCCTCAAAGGAGGTTCATCaaagcgatttttttttttcaaaacaacTGCGGGAATAACAGTGCCTCTGCAGAAGGGGATTTTTATGCGTACCTTGGCCAACCAGGGGGGTAAAGGCGAGCGAAAAAGTGGGATGCAGGGAGAAGCGCCCTCTCCCGCGTTTTCTCTCGCTCCCACTTTTTCGCTCGCTCACTCGTACGCACGCTGGACGGTGGGAGGAGAGGCCCCTTCCACCCCCCGACGGTCCGCGCGAATAAGAGCGACTCTGCTGGTGAGCGGCTGGGACGCTGTTATGTGAGGGGGCACACATAGCTATACACGtagctatatatatatagagagagagagagtaGCATGCCTCGCCGGCGCCGCTGAACAAATAATTGGGCCAGAGAAGGGACCTCCCTCTGTTCACACGGACGTCGTTGTGTAGAGCCACGCAAGGGGTGGGGAACTTCGACGCGACGTAGGATAGCTCCCCACTTGGCGCATGCGAAACGGGGAAACACAGGAAGGCGGAGAGGACCACGCAGGGGAAGGAGCGGCAGCGCCAAAATagcgcaaagggggagaaaacgaaGAAGCTTAAACGGTCGAACGAGCCGTAGAGTCATTACAAGGCAGTCCTATTCAGACGAACGGGGAAGGCGTTACCACATCGTCGCCCCGAGTTGCCCCACGTATCTGCGCGCTTCCCctgcgccccccccccccgcgcaacATGTGGCCCGTTGTGATCCTCCTCTTCGGGGGAGGCATCCTGGTCGCCAAGAAGGGAATGAACTACCTGAAAAATCAAAAGATAAATCCCAGCAACAAaagtttcttccccccctctggaTTTAACAGAAGCTTAGGcagcctttttttaaaaaatgatatgagGGGGTTTGAGAGGAACATGTCGAAGTCGGAGGCCTACAAGATATTGAATATTAACCCGACGACCAATCGGGAGCGAATTAGGGAAGTTCACAAGCAGCTGATGCTGAAGAATCACCCGGACAACGGGGGTAAGGCGGTGAAGAGGCGGTAAAGAGGCGGAGGAACGGAGCGATGGAGCAACTTAACCCAGGCGTTGTGCCCGCGCGCTGCCTACCTTTTGGCCATGAGCTAACTGGTGGTTTGGCTATCTCATTACACGAAGTCTGGAAGAGCTGCTCCACCGGTGCATCGCCAAAGACCCTTTTCCATTCGTGTGGCGTTCCTCGCAAAGGAATGACGTACGTTTACACATAGCTACACACacatggatttttttttttttttttttttcctcccctggTTGCCCTTCCAACCTCCAGGCTCCACCTACATTGCGGCCAAAGTCAACGAAGCGAAGGACGTTTTGCTGAAGTAGCGCCGGGGGGAACGTAGCCCGCGCACCCTTCAGGAGAGTCACGCGAATGGCGAAACTGAGGATATTTTTCCCACCGGGGGAGTAGCAGTTGAGGGATTCATGCACAGCATGTAATGTGAAGATGTGCCTGGccgtttcttcccctccaggGTCCACCTGTTTATTcgcttatcctttttttttcttcctttttattcgcttgtttttttttttctttttttttttcccccttggacACGTTTCGCTTTGCTTCGCTTCGCGGCGGAAGACACGgatggggggaaggaagGAGAAAGGATTCTACACCGACGGAATGGCACATGGGAGATGCATTACTCTCCCCGCTATGTGGAAGCAGCCGCCCCAGTAGGAGAGTGTTAAACTGAAAGGGCTTTTTTATGTGCTGCTAATCGTtgggggatgaaaaaaaaaaaatcctctgCTTGGTGGAAAGCACAGAGAGGGCACAGCTCTTCCGTCTgacttcccattttgcgagaatttttttttttttttttttaacatttgttttttttttcctgccatTTACCGCGATCCGTTTGAAACTTATTTGCAATTCCTTTATGCATTTCcgctaaattttttttggttcgTGTCGTTCCTTGGGCCAATCGTTTTTCCACATCGTGAGTGAATGCAGCTGAGTAGGAGCAGTCGGGGTGAACCGAAATTGCCACCAATTTGTGAGccccacacacacatttCCCCGAATGATGCACCGGCTGTACTCGAAAAACCTCACGGAAGAGAACATCGATGAGGTGATCCAATCGGAGAAAGCGATCAACGCAAAACTGACtagcgaaaatgaaaagataaaagaaaaaaacgggaaGATACAACACCGGCTGTTGAGTTTCATACAGGACAATAACTTTATCTTTGAAAGTAACTCAACGGAGGATGTGCAGAAATACAACAGCGTTCTGCTCTCCCTCATTGACTATATGAATCGCCTAAAAATGGTAGACTGCCACATGCGCAAGGAGACGGACGGGCTCCTGGAGGAGTTCTTCCGCTGCATTAGGGAGGCCATCGTAAAGCAGAGTCACTTGTGGTACGTCGCATGGGCTAACTGGGTGAGCCATTTGGCGAATTCCCCCCGAGTGCGTTGCTGCTGTGGCAAATGAGAAAGAAGCTACTACCGCGGGGTGCTCCACACATAGGCGCCGCTACCGCCGCGCTGCACCACACCGCATACATAAGCACACCCGCGAAACGACCGCCGCCCCCCCGAAGCTACCTCATCAGGGAAGACATGCACCAACTCAAAGTGAGTGGAAAGGAGGAAACATTCCGCAAACACGTGCTAGCGCTGAGGAAGCTGTACGAGCACAACAGCGTGCTGCGGGCGCAGGTCTCCCTCTTCAACTCATTCAAGCTGAAGGACGAAAATTTAATTCACGCGGACTTCGAGCAGCTGCAGCAGAGGCACAAAAACTTGAGGACCAAGGGGAGCTGCCTGGAGAAGAAAATAGAAAACCTCCACCAGAAGATACGCAGGTCGACGGAGGTAGGAGTGGGTGCAGTTGGGTAGATGCGGAAGTGTGCGTGCAGTTGGTTGGAGAGCGACGTGCGCGTACAGTTGGGCCGAGGCAGAAATGTAAAACTTCTCTGCATATGTTCCAGTGCCTCACCGAATTGCATCCcctgttttccccccctcaccCTGGGCGTAGAAGAAGCTGCACTACGACGAAAAGAATCGGTACCTGGAAAAGACGCTGGAAGAGAAGCAGGCGGTGATGGAAGAACTGCAGAGAGACACATGCAACAAGAAGAAGCTTGTGAATGaactgaagaggaaaaaagacgAGTCGGTTAAGAAGTACGGCGAAGTGGAAAGGAGCGTCATTACCAGAAATGTATTGGAGGAGTTTCACGAGAAGAAGATGCATTTGGAGAGACTGAAGGAGAAGGTAGGTCTTGCAACAGATGtaaagagggggggggaaggcacTGCACTTCCTCCAGGGAGGTATGCACTTTCGGATGTACTTCCTAATGGGGAAGCTTCCACCAGGAGCGCAATCATAGAGGAACCACCGCGCAACCCTTTCATCCCTGCACCGCAGCTCGAAGAGGTGAAGGAAAGGTATGAGCGATTGCAGGATTGCGAGGCGGaataaagggggggggggcatctAGATGGGAGAAGGGAGCACCAAGAGGACACACACAAACATGCACACGAACACGTATACCCCCTCCTGTCTACCACAAAGAAACATCCCCGCTTGCCCCCCAAAACGACATGCCTCGCTTCTTTTCGTTTCACCGCGCTGCGCCCGTTTGGTAAGCGCCCCATCTCTTGGACACCCCTCGTATTGTACCAATTCTCCATTCCCCTTTTAAGGGCGATTGGGAGGGTTACGACTTAAAACAAAGTTCACttcaaacgaaaaaaaaaaagaaaaaaaaaggaaaaaaaaaagaaaaggccaAACAAATACTGTGCGTGGGTATGCACAACGTTACGCAGTGGCACGCACGTTTTTGTTCTCATTGGAACAAAGTCGCGgtgttgcaatttttttttttttttttttttttttattttttccttcatttaaaaattcaaatttttttgaaaccaCGCGTGATTCTTGAGGTCACTGAAGCACTGTCTTCTTTTCGAGCACAGCTgagcggggggagggggaggacaATTTATTGGCGGTGGggcggtaaagcggtaaagcggtaaagcggcacACAAGCGTATGCAACGTGTGCCACGCGTGGGGTTTGGGCCCCTCCTCCGCTAGCCCTACTTCGTAACAAAAGTTCTTCAACTCGAAGGAGACAAAGTgcgggaagaagaagttggTGTTGTAAATCCGTTCGGTTATGtcttcctgcgggggggagtcggcggtaaaaaggggaatcaACGTTTAGCTGCTCGGGCCAAGGGGCAGTAGAAGGCTGGCGATCCGCTGAAGGTGCTCTGTTATGCTGGGCTGCCTTGCGTAGATAGGCATCACACATCAGCGAACGAAGCGGGTCAGATGAACAGAGGAAGAAATCCCCACTAACAAATTTGCTCGAGTAGTAGGTGTTGTATTTGGTGCACATCTCGTATATGAGCACCGCCAGGCAGAGGAAGTCAAACTGGTAGTCCTTCTCGGCTGCGGGGGgtggcggtggtgtggcggtggtgtggcggtggtgtggcggtggtgtggcggtggtgtggcggtggtgtggcggtggtgtggcggtggtgtggcggtggtgtggcggtggtgtggcggtggtgtggcGGTGGTGTAGCGGTGGAGTGACTGTGCCATGCCTTGGGGCGGCTTCTTTGACCGCCTCGACCGCCTCGATGGCCTCGGCCACCTCGGCTTCCCGCTTCGCCTTACTCGCGTCCATGTTGGCGAAGTCAAAGTTGAAGACCTTGACGATGCCGTGCTTGTAGACGTCGAAGTACTTGTGGACGTTTTTGTTCCGCGCGCGCAGGATTTGCAGCAGCTCCTCCCGGGTGTTCTTCTGCAGGATGATGATGTTCGACAGGAGGCCTGCGGataagcggtgaagcggttaggcggttaagcggttacgCGGTGTAGTGGGGAAGCGCCGTAGAGACATAGCTGCGCAGCTGCTTGCCGGCGCGACCGCTCCCGCCCTTACCGTGGAAGAAGATAAAGTTGGCGTGCATGTACTCCAGGAGGTCCACAATCTGATAGGCGTACGACGCGATGATGCTCTCCTCGAGGGGAGCGCTCTGCGCCTTTAACACATTCCCATGGACGTGCTCAAACAGAAGGTACAGTTTGCTCCTATCAGCTGTCTTCCCTTCATAAGATAATATGTTCATGTGCCTGAGCCTTttgtgaaataaaatattgttGGCGACTGTGTCGTTGCTATCCCCCCTGTTGAGGTAAAAAGAGTCTACGATGCTCACTAGGAAGGAGACCTTATCGTGCCTCAACTTGCATCGGTACAGGGACCACAAGCCGAAGTTGCAGACGTGCTGGTCTGAAATTACAAACTGCTGGGTGTCGACGTTTAGGTTGTCATTGTAGTTGACCGTGTTGACGGTGTTGACGGTGTTGACGGTGTTGACTGCGCTGCCCACGTTGAGTGTGTTTCCCCTGTTGAGTGTGTTTCCCCTGTTGAGTGCGTTTCCCGCGTTGAGTGCGTTTCCCCTGTTGAGTGCGTTTCCCCTGTTGATTGCGCTTCCCGCGTTGAGTGCGTTTCCCCTGTTGAGTGCGTTTCCCCTGTTGATTGCGCTTCCCGCGTTGACTGCGCTGCCCGCGTGGGAGCCCTCGCTGCTCCGGTGCTTCGCCGCGAAGTCATTCCCGCCAGCCTTCCGATCCGAGTTGTCGCTTATCCTCTCCAGGAGCATCGAAATGTTGTTGCTCAGAGATATGCGCCTTTCCCTGTCGTGCCCGAAGTTCCTCATCCCCCTCTCGCCCTCGGCTGGCAGCAGACTCAGGTTGAGATTTTCCCGGCTCGGCCGCTTATCCTTCGGGGgttcttccttctccttgTTCAGGAATGGGTTCCCACCGAGCAGTTTTCCACTGAGCGGTTCTCCCCACGGCTGCTTCCCACTGAGCGGTTCTCCCCACGGCTGCTTCCCACTGAGCGGTTCTCCCCACAGGTGCTTTCCACTGAGCGGTTCTCCCCACAGGTGCTTACCAGCGGAGTCGCCACCCAAATAACcgtccgccgcttccccgaGGCTATACTTGCTCCTTCCATTCCTCTGGGCCAGGCTCCCCGGGGCGTTCTTCTCGTTCGGGAAGCAGGGCTGATCGGGGTGGCTACCCAGGTAGCTACTGAGGTAGTTGCTATGGTAGTTACTAGGGTAGTTACTAGGGTTGTTACTATGGCTGTTACCGTGGTAGTTACCGTGGCTGTTACCATGGCTGTTACCGTGGTAGCTACCAACCTTGGCGTCCCCACTCCTCAGCGTGCACTCCTTCGGCTCGTTCTTGTGGAGGAAGAGCTCACCCCTCCTGTGAAGCGCATCCTTGCCGTCGCCGTACCTGTCGAAGGGGGTGAGTTCGGCCAGGGCGCCCAGATGCGCGCTCTTCTCCCTGCACGTGGGCGGGTTGCCTCCCAAGGGGTTGCCCCCCAAGTGGTTGCCTCCTAAGGGGTTGCCTCCTAAGGGGTTGCCTCCAATGTGGTTACTTACAAAGTGGTTGCCCTCGCCCGGCTTCGGCCTGCCCGCTGCTTCAAGCGCCTTCAACTTTGTCTGGCCCGCCCCCTCCGCGTTGGCCTGCTTCCCCAAGTGCTTAAACGGCAGCGGGGGCAGTTGCTTGTGCAGGGGCTGCTTGACGAAGCTAAAGTTGTGCGCGCCGCTTGGGTTGAAGGGCTTCTTGTTTGTGTAGCTGGACAGGGGGTTGTGCCCATCGCGGGGCAGGCCATCTCGTGTCAGGCCATCTTTCACCATGCCATCACGGGTTGTGCCATCGCGGGTCGCGCCATCTCGGGTCAGGCCATCCCTCGGGGCGTACCTCCCCACGGTGTTCAGCAAACTGGTGTACCTGTTCTGCTCCTCGCTGAGGATTCCCAGAAAGGCCTTGGCGCCGGTGGTTCCGAGGTTATGGTGGTTCCCCCCCCAGTTGGGACCTCCATTAAGAAGGCCACTCTCACCATCTCTATTCCCACCGAGCAcgttcttcttcaaatcgttATTAAAGAGTGTTAATAAGTTGCCTCCCTGCGTTTCGTTGTCCGTCTGGTTGAAATTTGATTGAAAACTCACATTCGAGGTTGGCCCGAttacattttggctagcttcaTACTTCCATGCGGGGGGGTTAATCGTCTTGAGCATATTCGCAttcgttttgttttcttcctgCTCATTGTGAAATGCTCCTCCTGCCCAATGCTGGTTTGGGGGAACACCCGTGGGATGGTCATGCATCTGGTTCGTCTTTACACCCGAGTGGTAATTGCTAAATAAGGAGTTTGGCGTCTTGCTTGCTCTCCTTTGTGAGTTGTAATaggaattattatttaactGTTCCTTCGTGGGTTCATCGCGGGTAGGTACTTTCCCCGTTGGAGTGGTGGCTTCACCAAAATTCGTggagtttttcttttcacccAAGAAGTGGAAGCTCGCCTTGGGAAATAAACCGCCATCATCGTTTCTGTTCGTGCAGATGGTTCCCATATGTTCGTCTTCTCGACGGTGTACGATGGGGTTCCCGAAGTGGTCTCCCTCTCTCAGGGCGTCTCTATCGCTCCCCAAGTGGGCATTAAAGCAGGCATTAAAGCGGTCATTCAATTGATCATTAAAGCGGCCATTCAATTGATCATTAAAGTGACCATTAAAGTGGCCACTAAACTGCCCATTAAAGTGACCACCCTGCCGCGTCCTCAACGCCGAACCATCGTAGGGCTCAAACAGAGTCCTCCCAGCTCGGTCAAAGCAGGGGCGCCGAATGATGTCCTTATCATCCCTATAGGTgaggtttttcttttcacgaATGGAGAGGTCGAGGTGGGGGTTCCTCTCTCTCTCAAACATGTACATGTGGGAAGGACCCTCATTCTTCCCAAGGGGGGACTTATCTCCTTCGTTAAGGAGGCCATTTCTCTTGTCCCcttggaaaatattttctatattaaaTAGACCGTTGCTCGGTTTGGTAGGGTCTTCCTGGAGGTACCTGTTCGTTTGCTTGGGCGGCTCGTTCATCTGGTTCTTGCTGAGCAGGGACCCCTCCTCGTAGTGGTCGCCACTCTTCGCGTGCGTTTTGAAGATGTTCACGTGGTTAATGTTTGAGAAGGGGTCTCCTCTGAGGGGGGACGACCCGCCATGTGGAGCAGCGCCTCCGTGATGAGCAGCGCCTCCGTAGTGAGTAGCCCCTCCGTAATGGGTCCCCCCACCGTGGTGTCTAGCCGACTCGGACGTTCTAAACACATCCTCACGCGCTTGTTGCGTGCTATTTTCGAACCTCTTGAGGTAGTCCATCTGACCCATTTTCCCAAACAGGTCGACTGGTCTGCCAAACGTTTTCTCCCCCGAGTGATTGGAGGCCCTGTTTTCCAGCAGGTCTATCAACGGGGGGGGGTTATTCTCCTGGTTGGGGTGGACGTCCATCATGCTGTGAAGCCTCGTGTTGTTTGTAAAAACTCCCAGGGGGGTGGCTGCCCTCTGCCTGGAGCTCTCGTCATACAGCTTTGTACTGTGCTTATCTCTATCTCCTAATGGGTGGTTGGAGTCTCTGCCTGGCTCCCCCCTCGGGAAGGGGTTCTGGCCGAACTCGCGATCCGCGCTGTGCTTTTCGTAGCGGCAGTTCTCGTCGTTGCGTTGTGTGGTTTGCGCATGGTCCCGTGGGAGGTTATCCGCTCCGAGGCGGTTCATTCCGAAGCGGTCTCCCCCGAAGCGGTCTCCCCCGAAGCGGTCTCCTCCAAAGCGGTCTCCTCCAAAGCGATCCCCCCCGAGCCGCTCTCCCCCGAACCGCTCCCCATAACAATCTTCGTCAAGGGGAAGCACCTCGCTCTTGAAGTGGTGCCTGTTCGTCACGCCGGGCGTCTCATTCAGCTTCTCCAGGGCGTTAAAATCTTCGCACACATTGTTGTACGCGCTGACCCTATTTTGCAGCCCTTCCCCGAGTAGATCGTTCTGCCCCTGGGGAGGGTGGTTCCCATTTGCCATGTGGTTAAAGTCGGCAAGGGAACTcgtgttcaggtaaaaattttcatgtgCGGGGAGACTTTCGTATAGGTCGTCATCGAAACTGAAATTGtatttagggttagggttcgtTACGATTATGTTTTTCAACaggttgatttttttttctctttttttttcctcctcgtccttTTCCTTGTTCCGCAGGGAGGAGAAGTTGGGGTACAGCAGGGGGGCGCTCCCCgagttagcggcgttggcaGGGTTAGCAGGGttagcggggttagcggcgttgaCTGGGTTGAccgggttagcggcgttggaCGGGTTGGCGGGGTAGCCCCCGTTCTGGTTGAAGCCGTACGCCCCATTATGCTGGGGAGTGTAATTAGGACTGGCATTCGCGTGGTTGCCAGTTCTTTCCTCACTAGGGAGGTAGTTCCTCACATCGCCATCATTCATATACCTGCTGCTGCCTTTGAAGACTCCCCCCCCGGTCACTTCGTTTTTTGCATGGCCCCAATTGAATTTGAAGTGATCTTCCTGATTCTCCTTCGCTGtgtactttttaataatatcatCGATATCTGGTGGTTTGTTCTTCCCAAAGATAGACGCGTTGGGCTGGTTGCCGGGGAGATTCTCGTGGAAGTTACCCCCCCCTTCATACTGGTCGTAGCTCATGTTGTCCCTGTTTGCGAAGGGACGCACGGGCATGTCTTTCCACTGACCCGCATTGTTAAAGTGGTTGTAAAGCGCGTTCATGTTAAAGTGGGTCCTATAAGGGGGGGAGTTTGCCTTCCCTGCGGTGTCATACAGGTCGGCGTTGCTCTTCTGAGTGGTGCCTACTGGTGGAGCGATGGGTGGCGCGGTGGGTGGAGCGGTGGGTGGAGCGGTGGGAGCAGCCGCGTTGCCGTAAAGGTAACTAGGGGGGGGGTCCCATTTGTTCTTCAGCTGCTCATACTTATCATCAAACATTCTGTTGTTATGCTTGTACTGCTGTGGGTGCAGGCCCCCCAGGTTGCTATTTGAATTGTGCTCATTTGGGCGGTGCTCATTTGAGTGGTGCTCATTTGAGCGGTGCCCCTCCGGGTTGCCAACCCTATTTTGGGTCAGCAGGCCCATGTCGTTGTTGAACATCTGGTGGTAGGGGGCGGCACCGTTCCCTTTATGGTGGTCCCCCCCGAGTCCCCAGTTTTCCCGGTTCACTCGCGCGTAGTCGTGTTGGGGCCTTAGGTGGTCTTGATTCATGTCGTCACCTTTGAGTGGAAACTTCCGATGGTCTAGCACGCTACCGTTAGGATGGCTTCCCATGTGCCCCCCACCTGCATTGCTCGCAGGGTTCATACTGCAGCTGTGgttttcttcatcctccgcaattttaatattattaaagttATAATTCCTGGGGTTCATTTCCCCTGCATGGTTGTAGGTGAGGTTGCTGTACCGGCTATTATATGCATCGTTACTCATTTGAAAGATACCTTCGTTGTTtgtttttgcgtttttttgccccatctTTGGCGAGTTGACGTCCCGTGCGTTGTTCGCATTTAGGTGGGGGCGGTCTTCGCGAAGGGTTGTTCTTTTGAAAAGGGGGGCGGCTCGCCCGTTAGCCGTGTGGTCCTCGAAAGCGCGGTTGACGCGGTTGAAGCGATCGGCGCGGCTATTACGATCGATGccgtgggggggaggggcccgACTAACCCCACTAGCCTCCTCTCGCTCGAAGTTCAAGTGGTTGGAGTACGTGCTGTCCACATGCTGAGGCATATCTCCTCTTCTgcaaaaatacatttttatctttcacTCTCCCCCTTCATCCTTCCGAAAGGTGCGGGGTGGAAAacgaggaggggggaggaCTCCCAGTGAGGGGGTTGCTTTGCAAATGGGTGAGCATGTGCAGGTGGGCAGTGGGAAAATGGTCAAATGGGCGAGGGGGGTTAAAAagacacataaaaaaaaaggaaaatgataATGGAGTGGAAAGAGGCAAATGTAGAGTTGCAGCAGGTGGCTGCCAAATGGTGGCTGCCGAATGATGGCCGCCAAATTGTGGCTACCAAATGGGGCGATGGTCAAGCCTCCGCGGAAGGCGGCGAGAGGCAAAGTGGCAATGACCCAGATAAGAAGCGGAGACAAACACACTTGCAGCGATTACCAAGTTGGGGGAAGGTGAGCTCCCCCGCTTCATGCCGGTGGTGCCGAATTTCACAAATGAGCATGCATATTACAGGGGGGGAGTGTAAAGCCAGAAAAGGGGATTCATTTTGGGGTAGATTAAGAAGGGGGGTGTAAATAAATAGGTAGGAGGACACATGGgcatgttaaaaaagggggctcCTTGCTTGGGGGCGATTTTAAATGGGTTTTCCATTCAGCCTCATTTTGCCTGGTCCGCC belongs to Plasmodium vivax chromosome 3, whole genome shotgun sequence and includes:
- a CDS encoding hypothetical protein, conserved (encoded by transcript PVX_096115A) is translated as MGQKNAKTNNEGIFQMSNDAYNSRYSNLTYNHAGEMNPRNYNFNNIKIAEDEENHSCSMNPASNAGGGHMGSHPNGSVLDHRKFPLKGDDMNQDHLRPQHDYARVNRENWGLGGDHHKGNGAAPYHQMFNNDMGLLTQNRVGNPEGHRSNEHHSNEHRPNEHNSNSNLGGLHPQQYKHNNRMFDDKYEQLKNKWDPPPSYLYGNAAAPTAPPTAPPTAPPIAPPVGTTQKSNADLYDTAGKANSPPYRTHFNMNALYNHFNNAGQWKDMPVRPFANRDNMSYDQYEGGGNFHENLPGNQPNASIFGKNKPPDIDDIIKKYTAKENQEDHFKFNWGHAKNEVTGGGVFKGSSRYMNDGDVRNYLPSEERTGNHANASPNYTPQHNGAYGFNQNGGYPANPSNAANPVNPVNAANPANPANPANAANSGSAPLLYPNFSSLRNKEKDEEEKKREKKINLLKNIIVTNPNPKYNFSFDDDLYESLPAHENFYLNTSSLADFNHMANGNHPPQGQNDLLGEGLQNRVSAYNNVCEDFNALEKLNETPGVTNRHHFKSEVLPLDEDCYGERFGGERLGGDRFGGDRFGGDRFGGDRFGGDRFGMNRLGADNLPRDHAQTTQRNDENCRYEKHSADREFGQNPFPRGEPGRDSNHPLGDRDKHSTKLYDESSRQRAATPLGVFTNNTRLHSMMDVHPNQENNPPPLIDLLENRASNHSGEKTFGRPVDLFGKMGQMDYLKRFENSTQQAREDVFRTSESARHHGGGTHYGGATHYGGAAHHGGAAPHGGSSPLRGDPFSNINHVNIFKTHAKSGDHYEEGSLLSKNQMNEPPKQTNRYLQEDPTKPSNGLFNIENIFQGDKRNGLLNEGDKSPLGKNEGPSHMYMFERERNPHLDLSIREKKNLTYRDDKDIIRRPCFDRAGRTLFEPYDGSALRTRQGGHFNGQFSGHFNGHFNDQLNGRFNDQLNDRFNACFNAHLGSDRDALREGDHFGNPIVHRREDEHMGTICTNRNDDGGLFPKASFHFLGEKKNSTNFGEATTPTGKVPTRDEPTKEQLNNNSYYNSQRRASKTPNSLFSNYHSGVKTNQMHDHPTGVPPNQHWAGGAFHNEQEENKTNANMLKTINPPAWKYEASQNVIGPTSNVSFQSNFNQTDNETQGGNLLTLFNNDLKKNVLGGNRDGESGLLNGGPNWGGNHHNLGTTGAKAFLGILSEEQNRYTSLLNTVGRYAPRDGLTRDGATRDGTTRDGMVKDGLTRDGLPRDGHNPLSSYTNKKPFNPSGAHNFSFVKQPLHKQLPPLPFKHLGKQANAEGAGQTKLKALEAAGRPKPGEGNHFVSNHIGGNPLGGNPLGGNHLGGNPLGGNPPTCREKSAHLGALAELTPFDRYGDGKDALHRRGELFLHKNEPKECTLRSGDAKVGSYHGNSHGNSHGNYHGNSHSNNPSNYPSNYHSNYLSSYLGSHPDQPCFPNEKNAPGSLAQRNGRSKYSLGEAADGYLGGDSAGKHLWGEPLSGKHLWGEPLSGKQPWGEPLSGKQPWGEPLSGKLLGGNPFLNKEKEEPPKDKRPSRENLNLSLLPAEGERGMRNFGHDRERRISLSNNISMLLERISDNSDRKAGGNDFAAKHRSSEGSHAGSAVNAGSAINRGNALNRGNALNAGSAINRGNALNRGNALNAGNALNRGNTLNRGNTLNVGSAVNTVNTVNTVNTVNYNDNLNVDTQQFVISDQHVCNFGLWSLYRCKLRHDKVSFLVSIVDSFYLNRGDSNDTVANNILFHKRLRHMNILSYEGKTADRSKLYLLFEHVHGNVLKAQSAPLEESIIASYAYQIVDLLEYMHANFIFFHGLLSNIIILQKNTREELLQILRARNKNVHKYFDVYKHGIVKVFNFDFANMDATEKDYQFDFLCLAVLIYEMCTKYNTYYSSKFEDITERIYNTNFFFPHFVSFELKNFSVLEKKTVLQ